The genomic stretch TAGCATGCATTCCTTTCCTGATGATTTCAACCTGGATGTTAGTGAGACCATCTCGGATGAATTTTTTTCTACATTTTTTTCTCGCAGGAATAATTGCAGGCATTGCCTTTTCCATTCGTTTTCAATCCATTCTTTTCGTAGGAGGATTAGGACTCGCTCTGTTGTTTCAGAAAAAATGGAAAGAAACCGTTTTCTTTGGAATCGGGGCATTGATCTGCATGGCTTCTTTGCAGGGAATTATTGACGAAGTAATCTGGGGACATCCATTCATGGAGTTTAAAGAATATGTGCGATATAATATTGAGAATGCAGAAACTTATTTTGTACAGCAATGGTATATGTACTTCGGGCTTTTGCTGGGGCTATTAATTCCTCCTATCAGCCTGTTTCTTCTTTTTGGATTTTTCAGAAGCTGGAAAAAACATCTCCTGCTTTTTCTTCCCGGTTTTATTTTTCTTGCTTTTCATTGTTACTTTCCGAATAAGCAGGAGCGGTTTATTTTACCTATCATTCCCTTTGTAATTATTCTCGGAGTAATAGGATGGAATGATTTTGTTAAAAAATCTGAGTTCTGGAATAACCGAAAAAAACTTCTTCGCGCCTGCTGGATTTTTTTCTTGACGCTGAACCTTTTGCCTTTGCTCGTAGTGTCCGTTGCCTATTCAAAAAAAAGCCGTGTAGAAGCCATGGTTTATTTGTCAACGAAAAAAGATTTTAATCGTCTTCTGGTGGAAGAAAGTTTTCGCGATGAGTTTACCATGCCTCCGTTTTTCTATCTTCGAAAATGGTACCGCGATGGCTATGTGCAGGGGGTTACGAGTGTTTACACAATTGATTCCCTCTGCGCGTGCATTCAAAAAAATTCCTCCATGCGTCCCAACTATGTAATTTTCTTTGACGAGGAAAATTTAGATAACCGTATAAAGAAGTTCAAAACATGTTTCCCGAATATAAAATATGAAACTACTGCTGAATCGGGATTCCTTGATAAATTACTATTTTGGCTCAACCCTATAAA from Bacteroidota bacterium encodes the following:
- a CDS encoding glycosyltransferase family 39 protein, with the protein product MKILWEEKPLRLILFSAVFFRLLAVIFSKGYGMHDDHFLVIESAQSWVDNFDYNNWLPSSSSSPQPSGHSWFYCGLHYFLFKGLQVIGIYDPQIKMYIVRLLHALLSLITVILGYRIAQLVSDKHSARMAGILLAVYWFFPNASVRNLVEVACIPFLMISTWMLVRPSRMNFFLHFFLAGIIAGIAFSIRFQSILFVGGLGLALLFQKKWKETVFFGIGALICMASLQGIIDEVIWGHPFMEFKEYVRYNIENAETYFVQQWYMYFGLLLGLLIPPISLFLLFGFFRSWKKHLLLFLPGFIFLAFHCYFPNKQERFILPIIPFVIILGVIGWNDFVKKSEFWNNRKKLLRACWIFFLTLNLLPLLVVSVAYSKKSRVEAMVYLSTKKDFNRLLVEESFRDEFTMPPFFYLRKWYRDGYVQGVTSVYTIDSLCACIQKNSSMRPNYVIFFDEENLDNRIKKFKTCFPNIKYETTAESGFLDKLLFWLNPINRNYDAYIYKIEK